ATCCAGCTACCTTCGTGAATTGTTTTGATCAGTACACGAAGTTGTTTGCACCTCTAAGGAtatgtgaattcacagaatagGCCTGCATGGCATTGAAATACCGAAAATTGTATTAAGTGTACGTGAAAGTTACTCTACATGTGGTAAACGGGGGTGTATGTAGTGTTGCCAGCATTTCTTTAGTGAAAACCCGAACACAATAATGTTTCTAGGCCatcggggtagctcagtcggctaaagcgcttgcctACTTATTTGGAGTTGCGCtcagtcgcgggttcgattcccacttggactgcTTACATGGGTTTGGCTGAAAATGGAGATCACTTTCAGCAGTTACTTTAAACTTCAGAAAGATGAAACATTTTCACTATATTTACATTTAGTGTCCACATTAATGTTATCATAAGCGTCATCATTATTGATATTGTTGTTAACGTCCATTTTAATTACCATGCCACCTGTTTAAACTACAAACTCACCTCAATATTCTTATGAGAGATCAAACTCTAAAAATATTCagtgttaaaatgtaaaattatgtaacCTACTAACAAAAtcaatctgtgcttcattggctggtcatgataatatttttgaaaaatattggagtgcaagaggtcaaatgactttattgtcaaacgcctggcattagaaaacaacaactaacAAAATCATTTACTGTAAGCTAAAATAACTCAGCTACTCACCTCACCAGTCTTCATCTGTGACAGAGTAGATAGACACACCTCATGCACCGTTTCATCTTTACAATCTGCCTCTTGTAAAGGTAAAGGTCCAAATGACTTGGTACTTGTATTGATCGGTGTATACAAAACACcaccaaatacataaataaaaaggaaaataaatagcaAAATGCTGCCAGGtaacgatataggcctacatttgctcTCAAATAagtgaaatatgtaattaatttcaatataattttagttaACTTATTTGCACCTAACCTTGTTCTTCAGCATTGTATGCTACAAACGTTTAAGGGGGAAGGTAcatcattggcctgcaaaaatttagtgaagttcattcttttttttatgttccagctacaataaaaactaaatgaataaaacttttcatgcttaatatacatatagtacactttataaaacacaattcagaatattaaatacgtagctaataattacctgtaaaaataatatcaaacttgcatattttttttttacaactgtaaagcatttacataacaaaatatacaattaattatctATCTGCATGTTTCtattactggaatgttttaaagaccttcatccacaacatagtctaggatcttttacctattccttcaagaaatatttttgttcgtaattgttaccttcaatattaaatgttctagaatttttttaagaaaaacgtTTTTCCTGAAGGAtcaggtaaaagatcctagactatgttgttgctataggtctttagaatatttttgtaaaagaatcatgcagatatataattaattattattgtatattttattatttaaatgctttacgtttgcaaaagaaaatatgcaaatttaatattatttttaaggtaattattagctattttaatatcctgaataatgttttatacagtacgattatttagtcctgacagtcgccagtgatctgcgcctgggtcaggcagtccattaagttacgccaagggatgttcaggttagtctgttgcctacAGTCTgaacgatcggatgtcatgcatgcggtatagctttgtgtttccagtagagttaagctgtactgcatttctttaccgaccgctcgcccttatctctactccagaactctccccactactcctattacttcctctctttcgcgtagcaggactaaataatcggtctgtaaagtgtaatgtatgtatattaagcatgaaatgttttttttttttttttaaggcatAGTGAGAACCAATAAGCTAATACAATAACATTAGGAGTaatcaggatccgtctgtgctcatctgtttaacaaatattggttgttataatacttgtcacattagtttgtaactgcccattgtgcaactcaaaccaagaaatggattcggaacacctcaaaatctgtgcttcagtggctgaccatgataatatctttgaaaaatattggagtgcaagaggtcaaatgactttattgtcaaacgcctggcattagaaaacaacaacattagtttattcagtttttaacgttttcggcttgaataagccatcttcagaaaagttatatgcctaattacatgaatgaaattgGTACATGTGTATATAGTACAAAATAGATGAATCAGTTGAAATTATAAGTCTCTATGGTgataatattgaacataaattgattaaaatattaaaacaagggTTATATGAGCCATGGTCAAAggttattaaaatacaaaaatattaaaacatgtgCAATATTGTTACAATTACTATATGTTGGACCATCTGCGGTAGTGTCCAATGCTGACTAGAATGAAGGTGATTCAATATCGTATGTACTGTGATGGCATCCCTGTAGTCGCAGGTGGTGGATAGACAACTGTATTTTAATAACCTTTGACCATGGCTCATATAGCCCtagttttagtattttaatattttaatcaatttatgttcaatatttatCACCATAGAGGCTTTTAATTTCAACTGATTCATCTATTTTGTACTATATACACATGTACCAATTTCATTCGtgtaattaggcatataacttttctgaagatggcttattcaagccgaaaacgttaaaaactgaataaactaatgtgacaagtattataacaaccaatatttgttaaacagataagcacagacggatcctgattACTCCTAATGttaatgaaaagttttgttcatttagcttttatagtagctgagatataacaaatgtcactaaatttttgcaggccaatggtgtatctGACGCTTTAAAATTGGTGTCATACtgaaataatataacaattccatggtgtttgggtaaaggagaTAGGTcataaaatgagttttgagataaatggaaattaaacattGGATCCTTGtcgcaaataattttctacacaaataaaacacatcaaatgctagtgcTCTTTTGtattttgcacacccacttgtagaatttaacttgtataTTCACCTGTTAAACAAAACTCCATTCGCACAATAACTGACTTAatcccctttacccaaacaccatcgaattattataatgaatatttcggGCTAGTTTTCATGGAATAATATTCCAGCAATAGGTTAATTTAGCCAGTATGCTTGTTTAGTGAATGTCCAATAATTCTGatcatgaaattaaatatattttgtcagataaacacatttatatttgcatttcagtTCCCATGGATGGGATTAAATTAGAACCAGACATTGATCCATTGGCTGCACAGGAGGATGACAGAAATGGAGAAGATGAAGAAAGTCTCTCTTGTGTGAGTGAATATATATCCTATCTTTCTGTGATTCCATGACCAACAAAGAAATTGTTCTGCTTAAGAAAAATTTGTGGTACAAAGTGTAAGTTACttgtttttctaatttcttacacAGGAAAGTAATTCATGTAAAGTGGATGCCAGTGACATTAAAGAGGAACCTTATGATATCGTAGCAGACATAAAAGACGAAGAAAATGAAGTTTCCGTTACTTACCCTGTGTTGAAGTCTGAAGTTTTGGTGAgttgttttcattcattcattcattcattcattcattcattcattcattcattcattcattcattcattttattccatagatcttacatgagcactgaggctttaagatgtggaacaagtcaaaattttacaatattacaattacaatttttacaaatttttatagttttacaatttagtaattttctacaattttgtgcaattttttacaatattttggcgagatgtagtgagatgaggtgaggtctgaggattcgccaaaatattacccagcatttgccttttggttggggaaaacctcggaaaaacccaaccaggtaatcaaatcaaaggggagtaatctaatcaaaggaggttgatgccaaggactcgccataaaccatccggcttcagtcccatggctgtggaaaacctcggaagaaaccaaagaccaattttcatatgtttttttATCGTCCTTACGAAAGAAAGCGGACAATTTTAGTATGTAGTTCTTATTTAGAATTTCCCGCTATTAAGAAATTTCTGGTCtaatttcaattcttttgtaatttctttgaaaatattttgttattcgtTAATATGGTTGGTTGGTGCAGTGAGTGAATACAGAGGAGAGAGATTGCTGAGTGCCTCATTAGAGGCTAGGTGTTCTGTATTTTATTGATGTAAATATGTGCATGTCAAAGGGGAAATAAAAGAGAAGAagtttaaactattttttttttattaatgaagtaCATTACATACAATATCCTGCGTCTCTTTATGGGGAGCATAGGGCCACAACAAAAGAGCGCCATTTTGACCTAATAGAGGCCAGGCCTTCACTTCTCTGCCAGTTCTTCCCTAGATTTTGGGCTTCTTCTTGAACAGAACGCTGCCACGTTATCCtgggtcttcctcttctcttgcTCCCCCGAGGATTCGATGAACTACTTTGACCAGGAAAAAAATCAATGCACCATTTCATTATAGGGAGTCTTAGCTTTATTCTAAACTTTTAGCAAATTGATTATCTTTTTTGTGACACCCAGAGAAATGTTTCCTAAAAACagacattaattttaataaaacttttcttttctgggcacatttttcaacataaatgtgAGAAAACTTGTGcacatgtatatatttttttattttagtaggttattttacgacactttatcaacatcttaggttatttagcgtctgaatgagatgaagttaataatgccggtgaaatgagtccggggtccagcaccaaaagttacccagcatttgctcatattgggttgagagaaaaccccggaaaaaacctcaaccaggtaacttgccctgaccgggaatcgaaacccggccacctggtttcgcggccaggcgcgctaaccgttactccacaggtgtggaagtgCACATGTATTTTTGCAGTATCTAACTGATGTAAAATTTTCAAGAAGATATGATGAGaattgtagaaattaaaaaattggtaGCTTGTTGCATTGGATCCAGTGTTGAGATGCCTTCagctgttgatgatgatgatgataatatgtgaattaatgatggcgaaatgagtccgaggtccaacgccgaaaattacccagcaattctgcttgaattggttgagggaaaaccccagaaaaaaccccaactaggtaatttatgtaaaccaggatttgaatccaggcccgctcgtttcatagccagatgtgctgaccattactccacagcagtggacaaatctattttaatattatcctcccatctacgccttggcctcctcaaaggtcttttcccctcaggtcttccaaataatactctatatgcctaaaaagtaattttaataggAGATTTATGTATGTCCAGTTACTCGAAACCAAGGTTCCACTgtcaattttgttttcataatagaTGAATCAATCTTTTATGTcactcttctcttttttttttgcgtacacacacacacacacactctctctctccctctccctccccctctctccccctctccctccccTCTCTCCCCCTCTTCATCTcccccctctccctccctctccctctccctctccctttccctctctctcttttttcccctctccccccctccctccctccctctctcaaCAAAATTGGTGAACATATACTCTACAacgcaataaataaaaaatatatatatttacataaactTCCCAACTTGCACATTCTTTTCCCAGAATAGGGGACTGGGatatagtaaatattttttatctaaTTAAGTGCAGTTATTTTCGTAGTTTAATATCCCTAttattttgcaaaataaaaatatttcctgataATACTAACATTTCAGTGGACCACTGACTGAAGGACCCGTAACAAATTAGTTTGCTGTGACACATGGCTTACCATAAGAGTAGGAATATGATTGTCACTGGTATTGTATGCCAATTTTACTAtaatatcgatcgtccagttcaaaagtgcgacaactcaaaaatgcaattttttagttatttaaactactgaaagcccctttcggagctctttctgattcagtattgagataagtcatatttacaaccgaaaagaaaaaaaaactaaataaactgctttagaaataattataactatggactttactaattcattattagtacatttcgaaatgtattaataatgaactggaagactgtgatatactcgtcctgaatactgactcatttctaattgtcgtggttatgaaccagaactctgttcctttctaagtgatttatttgaaactttcaactgaagatatctcaaaacttgtttttttgagttgtcgcacttttgaacgcttcagttgttgttgttgttttctaaagttgttggcattagaaaacaacaacaacttttgaactagacgatcgatatacTTAGTTGTCAGCATTACATATTTTGATGTCTCCTTTTATTAAACATTTCCATGTCATTCCGTATCACATAATTAAGACATTTCTCTTCTTCAGGATGATAGGAGCAAAACAGATGCAATTAAGGAAGAACCTCTGCAAGACATGGTGGAAGAGGACGACGATATGACTAATAGGTGAGTAGACAGTGTGTGAACTTCCCTGTTGCTGTGCTTTCTTCAAGTATATCATAGAAGCTGTAAGATGCGAAACATTTAGTCTTCCTCGGTGGTGTAGCAGTTACTGTGATCTACTGTTGGAGCCGAGGTCTGTGGTTGAAACTCGGATGAAGGCAATGGATTTTAAATTGCGATAAAATCCTTATTTAAAATGAAACGCTAAGAGATTTATTTTCGATTTTCCTAATTTTAATGTgtcccctccccttttttttttttttttacaaattgtcccagctttttttttttagttgtttatttaacaacgctgtatcaactacgaggttatttagcgtcgatgagattggtgatagcgagatgaggccgaagattcgtcataggttacctggcattcaccttacggttggggaaaacctcgcaaaaacccaaccaggtaatcagcccaagctgggatcAAACCTGCGCCCgaccgcaacttcagaccggcaggcaagcaccttaaccgactgagccacgccagtggctccCAGGTTTTTAAAGTAAGAATTTGCAAATGTCTCcgttttttttaaatccattaTGGGAACCCAGCTGCAATGAAATGTTCTGTCATGTGACAATGCCAATTGCTACATAGGTGAACATCTTTCCCTTTAAGGTCTAAAACT
This sequence is a window from Periplaneta americana isolate PAMFEO1 chromosome 2, P.americana_PAMFEO1_priV1, whole genome shotgun sequence. Protein-coding genes within it:
- the LOC138715550 gene encoding uncharacterized protein isoform X2, translating into MDGIKLEPDIDPLAAQEDDRNGEDEESLSCESNSCKVDASDIKEEPYDIVADIKDEENEVSVTYPVLKSEVLDDRSKTDAIKEEPLQDMVEEDDDMTNRSSSSLEYNPQRPVERVSSFGGPPVERSENQK
- the LOC138715550 gene encoding uncharacterized protein isoform X3, translating into MDGIKLEPDIDPLAAQEDDRNGEDEESLSCESNSCKVDASDIKEEPYDIVADIKDEENEVSVTYPVLKSEVLDDRSKTDAIKEEPLQDMVEEDDDMTNRINKYRHLSAVILNSLHR